The Arthrobacter russicus genome has a segment encoding these proteins:
- a CDS encoding ABC transporter ATP-binding protein — translation MTVTVRPDTAIVVDDIVKEFVLRHTRSLKEALVWLLRGRKGDITKRFRALDDVSLHVAQGETVALLGLNGSGKSTLLKLISGVLQPDSGSVRTRGRVAGLIEVGAGFHHDLSGRDNVYLNGAILGMSRAEIDERFDSIVEFSEIGEFIDTEVKFYSSGMYLRLAFSIAVHTDPEIFLIDEILAVGDEPFQRKCIAKIKELSARGKTLFVVSHDLDLVSTICERGVLLERGVIQLDGPVRDVVAELRLRSADDA, via the coding sequence ATGACCGTCACGGTTCGACCGGATACTGCCATCGTCGTCGACGACATCGTCAAAGAATTCGTGCTCCGGCACACCCGTTCGCTCAAAGAGGCCCTGGTGTGGTTGCTCAGAGGGCGCAAAGGTGACATCACCAAACGGTTCCGGGCGCTCGATGACGTTTCATTGCACGTGGCCCAAGGCGAAACCGTGGCTTTGCTGGGACTCAACGGTTCCGGGAAATCCACCCTGTTGAAATTGATCTCAGGCGTCCTGCAGCCCGACAGCGGCTCGGTGCGGACTCGGGGCCGGGTAGCCGGCCTGATCGAAGTTGGCGCCGGTTTCCACCATGATCTCAGCGGCCGGGACAATGTTTACCTCAATGGTGCGATCCTCGGGATGAGCCGGGCCGAAATCGATGAGCGGTTCGATTCGATCGTGGAGTTCTCCGAGATCGGCGAGTTCATCGACACCGAGGTCAAGTTCTATTCCTCCGGAATGTATCTGCGCTTGGCTTTTTCCATCGCGGTTCACACGGATCCGGAGATTTTCTTGATCGACGAGATTCTGGCGGTCGGCGATGAACCGTTCCAACGCAAATGCATCGCGAAGATCAAGGAGCTTTCAGCGCGCGGCAAGACGCTGTTCGTGGTGAGCCATGATCTCGACCTCGTTTCGACCATTTGCGAACGGGGCGTGCTGCTGGAACGAGGGGTTATCCAGCTGGACGGGCCCGTCCGCGATGTCGTCGCAGAGCTGCGCCTCCGATCAGCGGATGACGCATGA